In Syntrophorhabdus sp., the sequence CGAGGAGGAATATACAGCGTGTTCGAATTCGTCAAGATGGTACTCGATTTCATCATCCACATAGACGTCCACCTGAGCGAGCTCATACGGAGCTACGGCACGTGGACCTACCTCATCCTCTTTGTCATCATATTCTGCGAGACCGGTCTTGTCGTCGCCCCGCTGCTTCCGGGAGACTCCCTTCTGTTTGCCGCCGGGACCTTTGCGGCCCGCGGTGATTTCAGTATACTCTGGCTCTTCGTCCTCCTTTCGATAGCGGCCGTGCTGGGCGACACAGCCAATTACTGGATAGGGAACTACGCGGGTCCGAAGGTCTTTCATAACGAGAACGTACGTTTCCTGAACCGGAAGTACCTGGACAGGACCCACGAGTTCTACGAGAAGTACGGCGGCAAGACGATCATAATAGCCCGCTTCGTGCCCATCATACGGACCTTCGCCCCCTTCGTCGCCGGCATCGGCAGCATGACCTACGGCAGGTTCATAAGCTACAACGTCATTG encodes:
- a CDS encoding DedA family protein produces the protein MVLDFIIHIDVHLSELIRSYGTWTYLILFVIIFCETGLVVAPLLPGDSLLFAAGTFAARGDFSILWLFVLLSIAAVLGDTANYWIGNYAGPKVFHNENVRFLNRKYLDRTHEFYEKYGGKTIIIARFVPIIRTFAPFVAGIGSMTYGRFISYNVIGGILWIAAFAYAGFFFGNIPMVKRNFTLVIFAIIILSVMPGVIEFIKHKMKKA